The Theileria annulata chromosome 3, complete sequence, *** SEQUENCING IN PROGRESS *** genome has a segment encoding these proteins:
- a CDS encoding uncharacterized protein (note), whose product MDGFEFGLLGGIFSTNQHVNEEPDSTQKSDGKYEFTTEYVPPDVSEIPQPVFQKQQKPSNVESLVPVVVGKVLSNIVDPNQKLKVFGTPVFGMCVVGQVKNLEKFPSVFQFDLDDSTGVIRVHFSNVSLELDDFDYVQIVGSLVLLSMDNFYIDSQHLINYGKYSKAVEDRIRYHNVLVAYAAYNLDLGEKLKLQNKHVGKMSDLPGPSNGQDFKDAKLGPEYDHITNELEILVIKYLKSTPEGISKKTPLFEALMNTHQGIFVFSSIFMNFFNF is encoded by the coding sequence atggaCGGATTTGAATTTGGTTTGCTGGGTGGTATTTTTTCCACAAATCAACATGTTAATGAAGAACCGGATTCTACCCAGAAATCCGATGGTAAATATGAATTCACAACAGAATACGTGCCTCCGGATGTTTCCGAAATACCACAGCCAGTTTTTcaaaaacaacaaaaaCCAAGTAATGTCGAGAGTCTTGTGCCAGTTGTGGTTGGAAAGGTTTTGTCAAACATTGTGGATCCGAACCAGAAACTTAAAGTGTTTGGGACTCCCGTTTTCGGAATGTGTGTTGTGGGCCaagtaaaaaatttggaaaagTTTCCTTCAGTTTTCCAATTTGATTTAGACGACTCCACAGGTGTGATAAGGGTACATTTTTCCAACGTTTCCCTCGAGCTGGATGACTTTGATTACGTCCAGATTGTCGGATCATTGGTTCTTCTCAGCATGgacaatttttatatagACTCCCAGCACCTGATCAACTATGGTAAGTACTCTAAGGCTGTAGAAGATAGGATAAGGTACCACAACGTTCTCGTTGCCTACGCAGCCTACAATTTGGATCTGGGAGAAAAACTAAAGTTACAAAACAAACACGTTGGTAAAATGTCGGACCTTCCTGGCCCATCAAACGGCCAGGACTTTAAAGATGCCAAGTTAGGGCCTGAGTACGACCACATAACGAACGAGCTTGAGATTCTCGTTATAAAGTATTTGAAATCCACACCTGAGGGGATCTCTAAGAAAACGCCCCTTTTCGAGGCTCTCATGAACACTCACCAGGGTATTTTTGTATTCTCATCtatttttatgaatttttttaatttttaa
- a CDS encoding uncharacterized protein (note;~Tap-24g11.q1c.cand.95 - score = 11.38;~Signal peptide predicted for TA03670 by SignalP 2.0 HMM (Signal peptide probability 0.613, signal anchor probability 0.000) with cleavage site probability 0.273 between residues 20 and 21), whose product MQICKLLLIFPFVFIKLTFELKFTRLPSYSLSLSNLYTDQNITWLFNNKIEPSVSNIVKEELLSQLKSFKPDQSTLSKASEELEEIALDISKKIAKKKKKFRLKNLFLLEDLKDSSLLTELFSFFKENPVVYSIWNSNRAIFSREEEFVLEIQYKFPIKLKAVPKFYFSPVVTYKVTATKGTNLSFICMSKILTKI is encoded by the coding sequence ATGCAAATTTGtaaactattattaattttcccctttgtatttattaaattaacttttGAACTTAAATTTACTAGGCTTCCAAGTTACTCGCTCTCACTCTCAAATTTATACACAGATCAAAACATAACTTGGttatttaacaataaaatCGAGCCTTCCGTTTCTAATATAGTAAAAGAAGAGTTATTATCGCAACTAAAGAGTTTCAAGCCGGACCAATCAACTTTATCTAAAGCTTCAGAAGAGTTAGAAGAAATCGCGCTTGACATATCAAAGAAAATAGctaaaaagaagaaaaaattcAGACTAAAGAATTTATTCCTTCTGGAGGATCTAAAAGATTCCTCACTGTTAACTGAACTTTTCTCATTTTTCAAGGAAAACCCAGTGGTCTACTCAATTTGGAATTCAAACCGAGCCATTTTTTCAAGAGAAGAAGAGTTTGTCCTGGAAATACAATATAAATTTCCTATAAAGTTAAAAGCTGTGCCAAAATTCTATTTCTCGCCAGTTGTAACATACAAAGTGACTGCCACTAAAGGTACgaatttatcatttatttgtatgagcaaaattttaacaaaaatctaa
- a CDS encoding uncharacterized protein (note;~Tap-24g11.q1c.C.cand.142 - score = 25.82), with protein sequence MNFVAVHDNSYESMCKNFVLPFVFSKLMEDPESLVSSMCTKADENISKSILNTRDQLMFKSKSFFDAFESEFAYKNWVKELESRLDNMVIDLRVLVDQSNACFQYLNYPHRFFYAYDRVVIDEFSKAKQIVDRIYSSFMQISRLPQEIVKLISQLGSVIILDNSIKEATAHFKELYTLISSGSHYYFSLRRDLTLAMNIRIMESNLSRVSAFLPNNIAYIKQRINSGNPFEVNLNKASVLYERGTNFRDIATLLEAQLNALYKIISKTKDSNFIKSLNLT encoded by the exons ATGAATTTCGTAGCTGTCCACGATAATTCTTATGAATCAATGTGTAAGAATTTCGTCCTCCCTTTTGTGTTTTCCAAGTTGATGGAAGATCCGGAGTCTTTGGTGTCAAGTATGTGCACCAAAGCGGACGAGAATATATCAAAATCGATACTAAACACAAGG GACCAATTAATGTTCAAGAGTAAGTCTTTTTTTGATGCTTTCGAATCTGAGTTTGCCTATAAAAATTGGGTCAAAGAATTAGAGTCTAGACTTGATAACATG GTAATTGATCTCCGGGTACTTGTTGATCAGTCGAACGCCTGCTTTCAATACTTAAACTATCCTCATAGATTTTTTTACGCATATGATCGAGTAGTT ATTGATGAATTTTCAAAGGCGAAGCAGATTGTTGATAGAATATACAGTAGTTTTATGCAAATATCGAGATTACCTCAAGAAATTGTTAAACTCATTTCACAACTTGGCAGTGTCATAATCTTGGATAACTCTATTAAAGAGGCTACTGCACACTTTAAAGAACTTTACACTCTG atcAGTTCCGGATCACATTACTACTTCTCT TTGAGGAGGGACCTAACTTTGGCCATGAATATAAGAATTATGGAATCTAATCTCAGTAGAGTTAGTGCCTTTCTGCCTAACAACATCGCATATATAAAACAGAGAATTAACTCTGGGAACCCATTTGAAGTAAACTTGAATAAAGCGTCAGTTCTATATGAAAGAGGGACTAATTTTAGGGATATAGCAACGCTACTGGAGGCTCAACTCAATGCTCTTTACAAGATAATATCAAAGACGAAGGACTCTAACTTTATAAAATCACTTAATCTGActtag
- a CDS encoding uncharacterized protein (note;~Tap-24g11.q1c.C.cand.141 - score = 13.71;~Signal peptide predicted for TA03680 by SignalP 2.0 HMM (Signal peptide probability 0.968, signal anchor probability 0.005) with cleavage site probability 0.453 between residues 22 and 23), translated as MAFLPFLLTYLVYFTCCNILQSDSNTLSGICDNIVSSLQILNKRGILKMVNKERCKDYELLGERILSMSNKSDKYCYKGVQFLLCNLKYQPYESNFNCEHIKDKFIKIVKSCSFDAPNVLDKNCSGINSENLSIFNPLEFCRTNYVLLNGEKQTQFDPVEHEYCSKIVESYNLCQYYSRRLNLRNYCLDGGFQNYCTHYIKR; from the exons atgGCATTTTTACCGTTTCTTCTAACATATTTGGTCTATTTCACATGTTGTAACATACTACAGTCAGATAGTAATACTCTTTCAGGGATTTGTGATAATATCGTATCGTCCCTCCAAATCCTCAATAAAAGAGGTATTCTAAAAATGGTTAATAAAGAAAGGTGTAAAGATTATGAGCTGCTGGGAGAAAGGATCCTCAGTATGTCTAACAAAAGCGATAAATATTGCTATAAGGGAGTACAATTTCTCTTATGTAACCTGAAATATCAACCATACGAATCTAACTTTAATTGCGAACACATAAAagataaattcattaaaattgtaaaatctTGCTCATTTGATGCTCCTAACGTTCTGGATAAAAACTGCTCTGGGATAAACTCGGAAAATTTAAGCATTTTCAACCCACTGGAGTTTTGCAGAACAAACTATGTACTGTTAAATG GTGAAAAACAGACTCAATTTGATCCCGTGGAACACGAATACTGTTCGAAAATTGTTGAAAGCTATAACCTATGCCAATACTATTCAAGGAGACTGAATTTAAGAAATTACTGTTTAGATGGTGGATTTCAAAACTATTGCACTCATTACATTAAACGTTAG
- a CDS encoding uncharacterized protein (note;~Tap-24g11.q1c.cand.96 - score = 18.70), with product MQLSLLYNLHLDSKYSRSGTRYSAFAKFGSFTSDGSYFSLTSTDNSISFYNVDEDVKNTHSQLHNGSTDLIPLNINPFLTVKFKNDIRDFCWFPNFDKNCPDSCCFLIASRNKPINLYDSLTGAEHFTYKPINAVGEIAESYSIDFHPLGKYFLCGSLSCIYVFDIQSPGEHIELRRLSTRKSAGQKGIISTISHNNFGSGNTYACGSYNCSVSIYDHNLSRTVSLAGDFLDPEFPLGPITHIKWIDESKLIIGCRNDYYLRLYDTRGDLSSPLQRFYRPVNNNQKITFDYKDNLLVSG from the exons atgCAATTAAGTctgttatataatttacatttagATAGCAAATACTCCAGAAGTGGAACGAGATATTCAGCCTTCGCAAAGTTCGGCAGTTTTACTTCCGACGGATCCTACTTTTCTCTTACATCAACCGACaattcaatttcattctATAATGTAGACGAAGATGTAAAAA ATACACATTCTCAACTTCATAATGGCAGTACCGACTTGATTCCTCTCAACATTAACCCATTTTTAACTGTTAAATtcaaaaatgatattagGGACTTTTGCTGGTTTCCGAATTTTGACAAAAATTGTCCTGATTCCTGTTGTTTTTTAATCGCATCTCGTAACAAACCT ATTAACCTTTACGATTCCTTAACTGGTGCAGAACACTTTACTTACAAACCCATAAATGCAGTTGGTGAGATCGCAGAAAGTTACTCCATCGACTTCCATCCCCTTGGAAAATACTTTCTTTGCGGCTCCTTATCATGTATCTACGTTTTTGACATTCAATCTCCTGGAGAACACATTGAG TTGAGAAGGCTTTCTACAAGGAAAAGCGCAGGCCAGAAGGGGATTATTTCCACCATTTCTCACAACAATTTCGGTTCTGGAAACACTTATGCTTGTGGCAGTTACAACTGTTCTGTTTCAATATATGACCATAACTTATCAAGGACTGTCAGTTTAGCAGGGGATTTTCTCGATCCTGAGTTCCCTCTCGGTCCAATTACTCAC ATTAAATGGATTGATGAAAGTAAACTTATCATTGGTTGCAGAAATGACTATTACTTGAGGTTATATGACACTCGCGGTGACCTTAGTTCCCCTTTACAGAGGTTCTACAGGCCTGTCAACAATAATCAAAAAATCACCTTTGATTACAAAGATAATTTACTAGTTTCAGGTTAA
- a CDS encoding eukaryotic initiation factor, putative (note;~Tap-24g11.q1c.C.cand.140 - score = 37.15), whose amino-acid sequence MDETESQTYTNLNFHITPTVDPDSNTPKIVTYKTETDQPNENNVNETSSKPDKWKPLLKNGGLESFEITCRKIQGNLNKLTIEKFETLAEKIAIQCESLNNYEELQKIVDIIIDKAVLEPDWSEMYSDLCQILYWRSREYDVGIKKVSFASALLNKIQREYESTPKNFDFTTVSEDQEVSVKKLKTKTLGTVKMIGELFQRKMLGFKIVNKVVFDLVMNQEPHEHLIECFIQLIYGTGYYIDKNPNLRPVLDMWFGRLKELVQRKEYSKRIKCLIQDVLNLPKAQWHKKVHRENAKALTDLREKVNSEDILGGSALAAQFGDIVIVGQRYNLYASCAYGDYMKQQEELFKIKKAN is encoded by the exons ATGGACGAAACAGAATCTCAGACCTATACCAATTTGAACTTCCATATAACTCCTACAGTTGATCCAGATTCAAACACCCCCAAAATCGTCACCTACAAAAc GGAAACAGATCAACCTAACGAGAATAACGTAAACGAAACATCCTCGAAACCAG atAAGTGGAAACCTCTGCTCAAAAATGGAGGACTCGAATCTTTCGAAATTACCTGCCGTAAAATACAAGGAAACCTAAATAAACTGACTATCGAAAAGTTCGAGACCCTAGCAGAAAAAATCGCAATTCAATGTGAATCTTTAAACAATTATGAAgaattacaaaaaatagTTGATATTATAATTGACAAGGCAGTTTTGGAACCAGACTGGTCAGAAATGTATTCAGATTTGTGCCAA attttGTACTGGAGATCACGAGAATACGATGTAGGAATAAAAAAGGTGTCATTCGCTAGCGCGCTTCTGAACAAAATCCAACGCGAATACGAAAGTACACCAAAAAACTTCGATTTCACAACAGTAAGTGAGGACCAGGAAGTATCAGTGAAGAAACTAAAAACGAAGACGTTGGGCACAGTAAAGATGATAGGAGAACTGTTCCAGAGGAAAATGCTAGGATTCAAAATTGTAAACAAGGTTGTATTCGACCTAGTAATGAACCAAGAACCACACGAGCACTTAATAGAGTGTTTTATACAGTTGATTTATGGAACGG gaTACTATATTGATAAAAACCCAAACCTAAGACCAGTTTTGGACATGTGGTTCGGACGTCTCAAGGAACTAGTCCAGAGAAAGGAGTATTCAAAGAGGATCAAGTGCCTTATCCAAGACGTACTCAACCTACCGAAAGCCCAATGGCATAAGAAGGTTCATAGAGAAAATGCGAAAGCATTAACTGATCTGAGAGAAAAGGTAAACTCCGAAGACATCCTGGGAGGATCAGCACTAGCGGCGCAGTTCGGTGACATCGTCATCGTTGGACAGAGGTATAATTTATACGCAAGCTGCGCCTACGGAGATTACATGAAACAACAAGAAGAGTTGTTCAAGATCAAAAAAGCAAACTAA